The following coding sequences are from one Hyphomicrobiales bacterium window:
- a CDS encoding inorganic phosphate transporter — protein MLKTERIESAIQLNRDELFRFGTALMFIVGIMLFTIVRTDGGIDGILLVVAAMIGGYMAMNIGANDVANNVGPAVGSQAITLTGAILIAAFFEAGGALIAGGDVVGTIKKGIIDPDLVANRDTFIWLMIAALLAAAVWLNFATAIGAPVSTTHSIVGGVLGAGIAAAGWGIADWHQVAMIAASWVISPVLGGLIAAGFLYIIKRSITYQSDVLASANRMVPILVAAMAWAFGTYLMLKGVSKLVTVGFPGAVMIGFVVAVGVYLLMRPYIARLTNSLHNHKSSINDLFTIPLIFAAALLSFAHGANDVANAVGPLAGINEAILQGGVATRASIPLWVMAVGAIGIALGLALYGPKLIRTVGSEITELDKMRAYCIAMAAAITVIVASQLGLPVSSTHIAVGGVFGVGFLREYIKSNYARMLDDIRDHHRDNDPKEVEAFLQRFEAANVTVKGEMLRAMKTQSASERLLRKKERKDLGRVHRVELVKRNLLLRIAAAWVITVPLAGLLAAMFYFMLRGMLLP, from the coding sequence ATGCTCAAAACAGAAAGAATCGAATCGGCCATTCAATTGAATCGTGATGAGCTTTTCCGCTTTGGAACCGCCCTCATGTTCATTGTTGGCATTATGCTTTTCACCATCGTGCGTACCGATGGTGGCATTGACGGCATTCTGCTCGTCGTTGCTGCCATGATCGGCGGCTACATGGCGATGAATATCGGGGCCAACGATGTGGCTAACAATGTTGGTCCTGCCGTCGGCTCGCAAGCGATCACGCTGACCGGTGCCATCTTGATCGCCGCGTTTTTTGAGGCGGGCGGCGCGTTGATCGCTGGTGGCGACGTTGTCGGCACCATCAAGAAGGGGATCATCGACCCTGATCTGGTGGCCAACCGCGATACGTTCATCTGGTTGATGATTGCGGCGCTCCTGGCGGCTGCTGTCTGGCTCAATTTTGCTACCGCTATTGGGGCGCCTGTTTCGACGACGCACTCGATTGTCGGTGGTGTTCTCGGGGCGGGTATCGCTGCGGCCGGTTGGGGCATTGCCGATTGGCACCAGGTCGCCATGATTGCTGCGAGTTGGGTGATTTCGCCGGTTTTAGGCGGGCTGATCGCTGCCGGATTTCTCTACATAATCAAGCGATCTATCACCTACCAGAGCGACGTCTTGGCGTCGGCCAATCGCATGGTGCCGATCCTTGTCGCAGCGATGGCCTGGGCGTTCGGCACATATCTGATGCTGAAGGGTGTTTCTAAACTGGTTACGGTCGGCTTTCCTGGCGCTGTGATGATCGGCTTTGTGGTTGCCGTCGGGGTTTACCTGCTGATGCGCCCCTACATCGCGAGACTGACGAACAGCCTTCACAATCACAAATCGAGCATCAATGATCTTTTCACGATACCACTGATCTTTGCGGCCGCTCTGCTGAGCTTTGCTCATGGCGCCAATGATGTTGCAAATGCAGTTGGTCCACTGGCGGGTATCAACGAAGCCATTCTGCAGGGCGGCGTGGCAACCCGAGCCTCGATCCCGCTTTGGGTGATGGCGGTCGGTGCTATTGGTATTGCGCTTGGTTTGGCGCTTTATGGTCCCAAGCTGATCCGCACGGTCGGCAGCGAAATCACCGAACTCGACAAGATGCGCGCCTATTGCATTGCCATGGCCGCGGCGATCACGGTGATCGTCGCATCACAGCTTGGCTTGCCCGTCAGTTCCACCCACATCGCGGTCGGAGGCGTGTTCGGGGTTGGATTCTTGCGCGAGTACATCAAGTCCAACTACGCGCGAATGCTTGACGATATTCGTGACCATCATCGCGACAACGACCCCAAGGAGGTCGAAGCGTTTCTTCAGCGCTTTGAAGCCGCGAACGTCACGGTTAAAGGCGAGATGCTACGTGCCATGAAGACACAGTCGGCGAGCGAGCGGCTCCTTAGGAAAAAGGAGCGCAAGGATCTTGGTCGAGTGCACCGTGTTGAGTTGGTGAAGCGCAATCTGTTGCTGCGCATTGCTGCGGCTTGGGTGATTACGGTTCCGTTAGCCGGATTGCTGGCCGCCATGTTCTATTTCATGCTGCGTGGGATGCTGTTGCCATGA